TGGATGACGATGCTGCCGACGCAGCCCCCGTGGCGGCGGCAGACGCGGACGAAGCGGAAGAGCCCGTGGCTGCTGCCGACGAGACCGAGGATGTCGAAACGGCTTTCCTGGGCGATGTCGAGGAGCCGGCTCCTCCCGTAGCGGCCCTGGACCCGAACGGCCCGGCACAGCCCGACCCGGGCCCCGGTGTCGCCCCGGCCCCCGAGAGGATCACTCCGTCCACTTCCGTGGTGGACAACAGCCTGCCTGCCTTCCCCATCACGCGTTACACCGCGGAACCGGCGGAAGATGAAGCGCCCGTCGCCGCCATGATGGACGACGACGACACCGAAGACGATCAGGTCGCTTCGGTCGAGGAAGACGAAGACGAACCGGTGTTCCCCGCCGATCAGCCTGCCGAAGTGCTCGCGCAGGAAGAGGTCCCGGCCACGGCCATGACGGACGACGACGACGCCGAAGACGATCAGGTCGCTGCCGCCGAGGAAGACGAGGACGAACCGCTGTTCCCGGCCGATCAGCCTGCCGACGTGCTTGCGCAGGAAGAGACGGGAGTGACGGATTCTGCCGAGACGTCATCTCTCGTGGGCGAGGCGGACGACGAGGAACCGGCGGATACGGAGGAAGAAAGCGACTACACGGATATCCCCACCCCGGAAGAAATGCTGTCCGAGCAGGACCGGTCGGTCCCTGAGACTCCCGCAGTCGTTGCAGCAGCGGAACCCGCGCCGGCACCTGTCGCACCGGCCCCCGCCCCTGCCCCGGCGCAGAGCGAACCAGCCGCCGAATTTCCTGTCACCAAGTACGAGTACACGCCCGACAGGATCGCTCAAGCGGAAGAGCCCAAGCCCGCCCAGCCTCAGGCGACGGCTCCCAGGGCCGCTCCCGAGGTCGAATGCCCGCCTGTCACCATCCAGATGGAACCGGGCCGGTTCGATTTCGACAAGTGGCAGCTTCGTCCCGAGCTGACCGCCCAGCTCGATGCGGTCGCGGAGAAGCTCAAGAGTGCCAAGTGCGAGGCCATCACGATCACCGGCCACACCGATCGCATCGGCTCCAAGAAGTACAACCAGAAGCTTTCCGAGCGTCGCGCCGAGGCCGCCAAGAAGTATCTGGTCGAGAAGCACGGCATCGACGGCAATCTGATCAGTACCGCAGGCAAGGGCAAGACGGCACCGCTCACCCAGGCGGCTGACTGCAAGGGCAAGCGCAAGAAGGCCTTGATTGCGTGCCTGGCGCCGGATCGCCGGATCGAGGTGACGGTGCGCGTCGCAGGCCAGAGCACCAACAAGTAAGACTTTCCGTTCCACTTGCGAAGAGCCCGCCGAGACGACGGGCTCTTTTTTTATGCCGACATCCCCAGCAGACACCCAGATCCTTCGAGCCCGTTGGATAGCACCGGTCGCCCCGGAGGAGGCGGTACTCCACGACCACGCTGTGGTCGTCGAAGGCGATGGGATCGCCGCCCTGCTGCCCCTGCAGGACGCGCAGAGGCGGTACCCTCATGCCCGTGTTGTGGACCTTGATG
The window above is part of the Betaproteobacteria bacterium genome. Proteins encoded here:
- a CDS encoding OmpA family protein; this translates as MRGIPKRRSRQRAAKREAKAAAAAPREPVAPGALLSEGVFGSYVTKAGAQDPSKEIRDGYGRSCIKDGLWTPGTANEQCHPELFNEWRTAHPAAEPSSDLAKRIEMPPPEVDRAARAATPVTIDPNGPQQPDAGPGIAPPPEKVVSTPSIIDNTLPTFPVTTYAAEPSAESSLLASDDDDDDEGDDDDEVSSNDTPDDDSPAAETGDGPAMLAEDDAMPEPAPVAEADDDEEDDSVAALDADEDGGDDPEAVAGGEVIRDDENLALADESDDTEASSLMDDEHAPLLVDDDAADAAPVAAADADEAEEPVAAADETEDVETAFLGDVEEPAPPVAALDPNGPAQPDPGPGVAPAPERITPSTSVVDNSLPAFPITRYTAEPAEDEAPVAAMMDDDDTEDDQVASVEEDEDEPVFPADQPAEVLAQEEVPATAMTDDDDAEDDQVAAAEEDEDEPLFPADQPADVLAQEETGVTDSAETSSLVGEADDEEPADTEEESDYTDIPTPEEMLSEQDRSVPETPAVVAAAEPAPAPVAPAPAPAPAQSEPAAEFPVTKYEYTPDRIAQAEEPKPAQPQATAPRAAPEVECPPVTIQMEPGRFDFDKWQLRPELTAQLDAVAEKLKSAKCEAITITGHTDRIGSKKYNQKLSERRAEAAKKYLVEKHGIDGNLISTAGKGKTAPLTQAADCKGKRKKALIACLAPDRRIEVTVRVAGQSTNK